One genomic segment of Chitinophaga sancti includes these proteins:
- a CDS encoding MarR family winged helix-turn-helix transcriptional regulator, with amino-acid sequence MRIEQAINQRKFKDDHHKMVVNLLYTGNWLRDSLGANLKSYGLLPQHYNALRIIRGRHPEPVSAGSIKEVMLDKASDVTRLLDKLEKLEYVQRRLCPHNRRKMDINITPKGLKLLDEVDVPMDNFYNDISERLSAEEAAQLSDLLDKVRR; translated from the coding sequence ATGAGAATTGAACAAGCAATTAACCAGCGCAAGTTTAAGGATGATCATCACAAAATGGTGGTGAACCTCCTTTACACGGGTAACTGGCTGAGAGATTCCCTCGGCGCCAACCTGAAATCCTATGGGCTGCTGCCCCAGCATTACAATGCTTTACGCATTATCCGTGGCCGTCATCCGGAACCTGTTTCTGCCGGTAGCATCAAAGAAGTCATGCTGGACAAAGCGAGCGATGTGACCCGCTTACTCGACAAACTTGAAAAGCTGGAATACGTACAACGCAGATTGTGCCCGCACAACAGGCGTAAAATGGACATTAACATTACTCCTAAAGGGTTGAAGTTGCTGGACGAAGTTGATGTGCCTATGGATAATTTTTACAACGACATTTCTGAAAGATTAAGTGCCGAAGAAGCTGCGCAGCTGAGCGATTTGCTGGATAAGGTGCGGAGATAG
- a CDS encoding YeeE/YedE family protein: MLLKLISSPWPWYIAGPIIGLMVPLLLLLGNRSFGISSSLRHICAACFPTKIPFFTYEWKKEIWNLFFAGGIVIGGFVAAHWLADPSPVQISPKLENTLGEFGITNHNYLLPSQLFNWPALLTIRGFILIIVGGFLVGFGTRYAGGCTSGHSIMGLSTLQWPSLVATCCFMAGGFIMSNLILPFILNLS, from the coding sequence ATGCTTTTAAAATTGATCTCATCACCATGGCCATGGTACATAGCGGGGCCCATTATCGGGCTTATGGTTCCCTTGCTTTTATTATTGGGCAATCGCTCATTTGGCATCTCGTCTTCTCTCCGACATATTTGTGCCGCCTGTTTTCCGACAAAAATTCCCTTTTTTACCTATGAGTGGAAGAAGGAGATCTGGAATTTGTTCTTTGCCGGGGGTATCGTGATCGGGGGATTTGTGGCAGCTCACTGGCTGGCAGATCCCTCCCCTGTTCAAATCAGTCCAAAGCTGGAAAACACTTTAGGTGAATTTGGCATTACCAACCACAATTATCTGTTACCCAGCCAGTTATTTAACTGGCCAGCCCTACTGACAATCAGGGGTTTTATCCTAATAATTGTGGGAGGATTCCTCGTAGGCTTTGGAACAAGGTATGCCGGTGGGTGTACTTCGGGGCATTCAATTATGGGATTGTCAACTTTGCAATGGCCATCATTGGTCGCCACTTGTTGTTTTATGGCGGGTGGATTTATTATGTCAAATCTGATCTTACCTTTTATACTGAACTTATCATGA
- a CDS encoding DUF6691 family protein, which translates to MKNIKYTFVGMLFGIVLVKSQVLSWFRIQEMFHLQSFHMYGVIGSAVVTGLISVTIIKKFKIRTFGGEEIIIPKKPFSKGNIYGGLLFGFGWALTGACPGPLFAQVGAGFTVMGVALLSAILGTWVYGVVRDRLPH; encoded by the coding sequence ATGAAGAACATAAAATATACATTTGTCGGGATGCTTTTTGGCATTGTGCTGGTAAAATCGCAGGTATTATCCTGGTTTAGAATTCAGGAAATGTTTCATTTACAGTCGTTTCATATGTATGGGGTAATTGGGTCGGCAGTAGTTACAGGTCTTATTTCCGTAACCATCATTAAAAAGTTCAAAATCAGAACGTTCGGTGGTGAGGAGATTATCATTCCAAAGAAGCCTTTTTCGAAGGGGAATATCTATGGAGGGTTGTTATTTGGGTTTGGATGGGCATTGACGGGAGCATGTCCGGGGCCGTTATTTGCACAGGTAGGTGCAGGATTTACCGTGATGGGGGTGGCGCTGCTGAGTGCGATATTGGGTACGTGGGTGTATGGAGTGGTCAGGGATAGGTTGCCACATTAG
- a CDS encoding SDR family oxidoreductase: MNYALITGASKGIGRSIATVLAEKKYNLILVARSTSELQVVASELITKYGVQVDYLGIDLSVPTAAGELFGWVQKKQYNISILINNAGYAVWGEFDKTSLEDQNRMLQVNMQTPVALCHHFLPMLLQQPAAYIMNVASTAAYQAVPTLSTYAATKAFMLFFTRGLRADLKGTNVSVTALSPGPVNTNFIDRAGMQAIKATAEKYGMMPDEVARIAVKGMFAKKSELIPGALNAATAFFTRLVPKAMVEKIAGNLYKK; the protein is encoded by the coding sequence ATGAATTACGCACTCATTACAGGCGCAAGCAAGGGGATAGGACGTTCCATAGCCACCGTATTGGCTGAAAAAAAATATAACCTGATTCTTGTAGCAAGATCCACCAGTGAATTGCAGGTAGTAGCCTCAGAACTGATTACTAAGTACGGGGTACAGGTCGACTACCTGGGCATTGATCTCTCTGTTCCCACAGCAGCCGGTGAGTTGTTCGGGTGGGTACAGAAAAAACAGTACAATATTTCTATCCTGATCAACAATGCAGGGTATGCTGTATGGGGTGAATTCGACAAGACTTCATTAGAAGATCAGAACAGGATGTTGCAGGTAAACATGCAGACACCGGTGGCATTGTGTCATCATTTTCTGCCTATGCTGTTGCAACAACCTGCTGCTTACATTATGAACGTAGCGAGTACCGCTGCTTACCAGGCAGTACCAACACTCAGTACCTATGCTGCTACCAAAGCTTTTATGCTATTTTTTACCCGCGGTCTCAGGGCAGATCTGAAAGGCACAAATGTATCAGTAACTGCATTATCACCCGGCCCCGTGAATACCAATTTTATCGACAGAGCTGGCATGCAGGCCATCAAAGCCACTGCAGAAAAGTATGGCATGATGCCGGACGAGGTAGCACGAATTGCGGTAAAAGGTATGTTCGCAAAGAAATCCGAATTGATTCCAGGCGCACTGAATGCGGCCACAGCATTTTTCACCCGATTGGTTCCCAAGGCGATGGTTGAAAAAATTGCTGGTAATCTATATAAAAAATAA
- a CDS encoding phytanoyl-CoA dioxygenase family protein, whose product MSTAYTTFTLGDTLTEEQKAFFDEHGYIHFSRFFTPEQVQEIIKASEEVQQKWIAEKREKVNGVPIKYGKDLNGDPIVQRFAFINQHAPVLSEVLQDKRFDALLSLIGPGARLGINEKDGMVFNHYVNGPESKFTKMGWHTDGLRDIFMGGKLNPMLNVGLHLSTLKVENGGLRIIPGTHKQSRLSMLFKKKYFIDHTPDKNEIAITPTAGDVTVHDGRLWHRVALSSVIGEESRRRVIYVPIIAGKYAPKNENSPTQFYQRFAGIVK is encoded by the coding sequence ATGTCTACGGCTTATACTACGTTTACACTAGGTGATACGCTAACAGAAGAACAAAAAGCATTTTTTGACGAGCATGGATACATACACTTTTCCAGGTTCTTTACTCCTGAGCAGGTTCAGGAGATTATCAAAGCATCTGAAGAAGTACAGCAAAAATGGATCGCCGAAAAAAGAGAAAAAGTAAATGGAGTTCCCATCAAGTATGGTAAAGACTTGAATGGTGACCCAATTGTGCAACGCTTTGCCTTCATCAACCAGCATGCACCTGTACTGTCCGAGGTATTGCAAGACAAACGTTTCGATGCACTTTTAAGCCTGATTGGTCCTGGTGCCCGCCTTGGTATCAACGAGAAAGACGGGATGGTGTTTAACCACTATGTAAATGGTCCGGAAAGCAAGTTCACTAAAATGGGCTGGCATACAGACGGTCTGCGTGATATCTTTATGGGTGGTAAACTGAATCCAATGCTCAACGTAGGTTTACACCTGAGCACATTGAAAGTTGAGAACGGTGGTCTGAGAATCATTCCAGGCACACACAAACAGAGCAGACTGAGCATGCTGTTCAAGAAGAAATACTTCATTGACCACACACCTGACAAGAATGAGATCGCTATCACGCCTACAGCCGGTGACGTAACTGTACATGATGGCCGCCTTTGGCACCGTGTTGCGCTGAGCTCTGTAATTGGTGAAGAAAGCCGCAGAAGAGTGATCTATGTGCCTATCATTGCTGGGAAATATGCTCCCAAAAATGAAAACAGTCCGACCCAGTTCTATCAGCGCTTTGCTGGTATCGTAAAATAA
- a CDS encoding type VI secretion system Vgr family protein, with the protein MALNTATSFSIAGNQFDTFQSIELRQYLNGHHEFEIFVSYDWFEKLGGGISGASNKFLGEEIEINVAPAEQLPGVQNLIFKGIVMQIATGKQGDGTHGNCIIRGQSPSILLEDDYHTASFENKSLSDIIAATTQSYPPNLLRTSINPDTKESLKYIVQYKETSYAFIKRLAERYGEWFFYDGQQQIFGKFSPKTTVLTHQVDLLEFNIEVTVVPNNAKFNGYDYRQDSVVEDTTNAKAAGKMNAYSQRANDVSSKLYNREGLFKMNYPFTSSAKTQLDKLTTLQKKSKLSKMVQLKGSSKNPSFRIGDTVSIKDSAFAQEQHHGEFMITGIKHYCGANGSYYNVFEGTPTDVAAPHVDYTNIPYCEPQSATVTDNNDPKGLGRVRVKFRWMQSGQTPWIRVVSASGGGDKGMFIMPEVGEEVITEFEGGNAEQPFVLGATYNGKAKSSYGNAGNDMKALKTRSGNTILLNDAAGSVTVTDKNGSSMAMDGAGNITINSQTLVTVKTDDHIIVDAPNKIEFLSKEIHLKGSELVVIGEGPAQVKVDNKGNKITSAADKITHNAVTLHETISSANIRMQSEVYNVNSGTSIGMASKSVMVNGEADTGIIGGTLKLNC; encoded by the coding sequence ATGGCACTTAATACTGCAACCTCATTTTCTATTGCCGGCAATCAGTTCGACACTTTTCAATCTATAGAATTAAGGCAATACTTAAATGGCCACCACGAGTTTGAAATTTTTGTCAGCTATGACTGGTTCGAGAAATTGGGTGGTGGTATTTCCGGCGCCTCGAACAAATTCCTGGGTGAAGAGATTGAAATCAATGTCGCCCCTGCAGAGCAGCTTCCCGGGGTGCAAAACCTGATATTTAAAGGGATTGTGATGCAGATCGCTACCGGCAAGCAGGGTGACGGTACGCATGGCAATTGCATCATCAGGGGACAAAGCCCAAGTATTCTGCTCGAAGATGATTACCACACCGCTTCGTTCGAAAACAAGTCGCTCTCTGATATTATTGCTGCTACTACCCAGAGCTACCCTCCTAACCTGCTACGTACCAGTATCAACCCCGACACCAAAGAATCACTTAAATACATTGTTCAATATAAAGAGACTTCCTATGCCTTCATTAAGCGCTTAGCAGAAAGGTATGGGGAGTGGTTTTTCTATGATGGTCAGCAACAGATATTCGGGAAATTCAGTCCGAAGACCACCGTACTGACCCACCAGGTGGATTTGCTTGAATTCAATATTGAAGTAACCGTGGTGCCCAATAATGCCAAATTCAACGGGTATGATTACAGGCAGGATAGTGTGGTGGAAGATACCACAAATGCAAAGGCCGCCGGGAAAATGAACGCCTATTCACAGCGTGCAAATGATGTGAGCTCAAAATTATATAACAGGGAAGGGTTGTTTAAAATGAACTACCCTTTTACCAGCAGTGCCAAAACACAGCTGGATAAACTGACGACCCTGCAAAAGAAGAGTAAGCTGTCAAAAATGGTGCAGTTGAAAGGGAGCAGTAAGAACCCTTCTTTCAGGATCGGAGATACCGTGAGTATCAAAGATTCGGCGTTTGCACAGGAACAGCATCATGGGGAGTTTATGATCACCGGCATTAAGCATTATTGCGGGGCAAATGGCAGTTATTATAATGTATTTGAAGGAACACCTACGGATGTAGCGGCGCCACATGTAGACTATACCAATATTCCCTATTGTGAACCACAGTCCGCCACTGTAACAGACAATAACGACCCTAAAGGCTTAGGCCGGGTGAGGGTAAAATTCCGTTGGATGCAGTCGGGACAAACGCCATGGATAAGGGTGGTTTCTGCTTCTGGTGGAGGTGATAAAGGAATGTTTATTATGCCGGAAGTGGGTGAAGAAGTCATTACAGAATTTGAGGGTGGGAATGCGGAGCAACCTTTTGTGCTGGGTGCCACCTATAATGGCAAGGCGAAAAGTAGTTATGGAAATGCAGGGAATGACATGAAGGCACTGAAAACCCGGAGCGGAAATACGATTCTGCTAAATGATGCAGCAGGGAGCGTGACGGTGACAGATAAGAACGGGAGTTCTATGGCCATGGATGGTGCCGGGAATATTACTATTAATAGCCAGACCCTGGTGACTGTAAAAACAGATGATCATATTATAGTAGATGCACCGAATAAGATCGAGTTCTTATCTAAGGAGATACATTTGAAAGGGAGTGAGTTGGTCGTGATTGGAGAAGGGCCTGCGCAGGTGAAGGTAGATAATAAGGGGAATAAGATCACATCTGCGGCGGATAAGATCACTCATAATGCTGTGACCCTGCATGAAACGATCAGCAGTGCGAATATCAGGATGCAGAGTGAGGTGTATAATGTGAATAGTGGAACGAGTATTGGAATGGCGAGTAAGTCCGTGATGGTGAATGGAGAGGCGGATACGGGGATTATTGGAGGAACGCTGAAATTGAATTGTTAA
- a CDS encoding DUF6531 domain-containing protein produces MLISNKHFVPVIGLDIHIVILFGFPIPLPHPYIGFVLDPMDYIPFHGASTKVNHVPRGVSDTSGIIIILFHFPMGGPWLLAPLIGHDSVNFYGAKNTLAEGRMLSPTGHMLMTCNDIGLPLSLKPGKKLIPKPSMYLPTSFSIPLSFGKPVMVGGPYVPDWAGVLMNLITSFGFGALLKGIGKLGRKMMTKFNHALKGKLGSNKLSKFLCKHGFEPVDLVQGIVISEGLDFEMSGPIPLVWERTWNSDSQHHGLLGHGTHLSYDMRVQEFTADNATVVLLGDGRSAVFDALPYSGDNEYNRHEKLLLTRTDVDEYVLYDYQDKLFYTFKKIRSADEQYRLFAIHNRMNFLVTLHYNQKGHLLRITDSVGRQLHIKNDFEGRITSVTAHHRGQEKLLVSYTYNEEGDLVAIADALGQATRITYKHHLMVSKTDRTGQTFYWEYDKKGRCIHTWGDGGLLEGFIEYHPQDGYNLVTNSLGQTTTYYYSPDFVIHQVRDPMGHSTFINYTEDFEIYQEIDEEGTVAGYTYDDMGNMASVVQPDGSSYSFLYNAEGNMILGMDAEGNSSTYTYYPDNGLLHTNTRPDGSIQIMRYNEQLQLASVEDTDDNVTRMEYDEDQNLVKMILPDGGVATWTYDVWGLCTSTSNPAQQVQRFRYDALGRITEIETPDGNHIQMEYDAYFHVLRAVDKHHDVKFSYTPLGNLRSREENGVKVNYIYDTECRLRSIINEKGESHQFVRNARGESIRETGFDGISHSFVRDATGKVIKVERPDNRHTLYEYDYNGMLVRAEHSDGSWSAFGYDRNGQMIEAVNENGTVSFKRDNMGRVIEERQHGHVVSTRYDENGRRVRLESSLGARVKLERNRMGDVTGMRADMQGLRTVGDDMRGIAGATLDPWTLQIQYDLPGLETSRTLPGGITSSWTYDKAGMPASQTVNSNNRTVRKTYYRWDANQRLREMVNALNNSSVKFAHDDFGNLAWAQYEDGHFDYRQPDKVGNLFRSVSQNDRRYAPGGQLQETPEARFEYDAEGFMIRKITADLQVWEYEWTGRGTLKQVTRPDGKTVRFEYDALGRRTAKIFKGQITRWVWDGKNPMHEWTYAMDDRPQIRIDDMGNITQPEEPVPAATLVTWVFEGDSCIPVAKIVNGKHYSILSDYLGVPFAAYDDTGVAQWSCELDIYGKVRKLVGSKGFIPFRYQGQYEDVETGLYYNRFRYYSPDEGIYISKDPIGLDGGSRLYSFVNDPTNLFDLLGLHPIFDDVLADKAKQAHNLLKRNIEGKPEIGFNQSTVSIGEGTLPSGEKQLFASGNGAKLTPAQRAKLIELGVPPENIYSGVAYKKKPIPKTKVKSVRKAYNLENHAERVIIRNAPEGTKFTRWGISWAKYQKNEPCSNCKPHVECAS; encoded by the coding sequence ATGCTCATCAGCAATAAACACTTTGTTCCAGTTATTGGACTGGATATCCATATCGTTATTCTTTTTGGATTTCCCATTCCTCTCCCCCATCCTTACATTGGTTTTGTGCTGGACCCCATGGATTACATTCCATTTCATGGCGCCTCCACCAAAGTCAACCATGTACCCCGGGGAGTGAGTGATACCAGTGGTATCATCATCATTCTCTTTCACTTTCCCATGGGCGGCCCCTGGCTCCTTGCGCCACTCATCGGCCATGACTCTGTCAACTTCTATGGTGCTAAAAACACTTTGGCAGAAGGCAGAATGCTCAGTCCTACCGGTCATATGCTCATGACCTGCAACGATATTGGTCTTCCCCTCTCCCTGAAACCCGGCAAGAAGCTGATCCCAAAACCCAGCATGTACCTACCCACCTCCTTTTCCATTCCCCTCTCTTTTGGCAAACCCGTAATGGTAGGTGGTCCATATGTACCTGACTGGGCAGGGGTACTCATGAACCTCATTACCTCCTTCGGATTTGGCGCCCTGCTAAAAGGCATCGGCAAACTTGGCAGGAAGATGATGACGAAATTCAACCATGCCCTCAAAGGAAAACTGGGTAGTAATAAACTGAGTAAATTCCTCTGTAAACATGGTTTTGAACCTGTAGACCTGGTACAGGGTATCGTAATTTCCGAAGGCCTTGACTTTGAAATGTCCGGCCCTATTCCGCTGGTGTGGGAACGTACCTGGAATAGTGATAGTCAACACCATGGTTTATTAGGTCATGGCACCCACCTGAGTTATGATATGCGGGTGCAGGAGTTTACCGCTGACAATGCCACCGTGGTACTGCTTGGCGATGGCCGTAGTGCAGTATTTGACGCCCTGCCTTACAGCGGTGATAACGAATATAACAGGCATGAGAAACTGCTGCTGACCCGTACGGATGTAGATGAATATGTACTCTACGATTATCAGGATAAACTCTTTTATACCTTTAAAAAGATCCGTTCTGCTGATGAACAATACCGGTTATTTGCTATTCATAACCGAATGAACTTCCTCGTGACCCTTCATTATAACCAGAAAGGTCATTTACTTCGCATCACGGATAGTGTGGGCAGACAACTACATATTAAGAATGATTTCGAAGGCCGCATTACCAGTGTGACCGCACACCATCGCGGACAGGAAAAACTGCTGGTATCTTATACATATAATGAGGAAGGAGACCTGGTTGCAATTGCTGATGCATTGGGACAGGCAACCCGCATTACATATAAGCACCACCTGATGGTATCCAAAACAGATCGTACCGGGCAAACCTTCTATTGGGAATATGATAAGAAAGGACGCTGTATTCATACATGGGGTGATGGTGGCCTGCTGGAAGGTTTTATTGAATACCACCCACAGGATGGTTATAACCTGGTGACGAATTCACTGGGACAAACCACCACCTACTACTACTCCCCTGATTTTGTGATTCACCAGGTCAGGGACCCGATGGGGCATTCAACTTTTATTAATTATACCGAAGACTTCGAAATTTATCAGGAGATAGATGAAGAAGGAACGGTAGCCGGGTATACCTATGATGATATGGGAAATATGGCCAGTGTGGTACAACCAGATGGCAGTAGCTATTCCTTTTTGTACAATGCTGAAGGAAATATGATCCTTGGGATGGATGCAGAAGGCAATAGCAGTACCTATACCTATTACCCCGACAATGGGTTGCTGCATACCAATACCCGTCCTGATGGCAGTATACAGATCATGCGGTACAATGAGCAATTGCAGCTTGCAAGTGTAGAAGATACGGATGATAATGTCACGCGTATGGAATATGACGAGGACCAGAACCTTGTCAAAATGATATTGCCTGATGGTGGCGTGGCTACCTGGACCTATGATGTATGGGGCTTATGTACCAGCACGAGTAATCCTGCACAGCAGGTACAACGATTCAGGTATGATGCGCTGGGGCGAATTACCGAAATTGAAACGCCGGATGGGAATCATATTCAGATGGAGTATGATGCTTACTTCCATGTACTGCGTGCGGTTGATAAGCATCATGATGTAAAATTCTCTTATACACCATTAGGTAATTTGCGCAGCAGAGAAGAAAATGGGGTGAAGGTCAATTACATCTATGATACGGAGTGCAGACTGCGGAGTATCATTAATGAAAAAGGGGAATCACACCAGTTTGTTCGGAATGCACGTGGTGAAAGTATCAGGGAAACAGGATTTGATGGCATCAGTCATAGTTTTGTGCGGGATGCTACCGGCAAGGTGATTAAGGTAGAAAGGCCAGACAACAGGCATACATTATATGAATATGATTATAATGGAATGCTGGTGCGTGCGGAACATAGTGATGGTAGCTGGTCTGCTTTTGGGTATGACCGGAATGGGCAAATGATAGAGGCGGTGAATGAGAATGGGACGGTGAGTTTTAAGAGAGATAATATGGGACGGGTGATAGAAGAGCGGCAGCATGGCCATGTGGTAAGTACGAGGTATGATGAGAATGGAAGAAGGGTGAGGTTGGAGAGTTCATTGGGAGCGAGGGTGAAGTTGGAGAGGAATAGAATGGGGGATGTGACAGGGATGCGGGCGGATATGCAAGGGTTACGTACTGTTGGTGATGACATGCGGGGCATAGCTGGTGCCACGCTGGACCCATGGACACTTCAAATTCAATATGACCTTCCTGGCCTTGAAACTTCCCGTACACTTCCCGGCGGCATCACCAGCAGCTGGACATATGACAAAGCAGGGATGCCGGCTTCTCAAACAGTGAACAGCAACAATCGTACAGTACGCAAGACCTATTATCGCTGGGATGCCAATCAACGCCTTCGTGAAATGGTGAATGCCCTGAATAACAGCAGTGTGAAATTTGCACATGATGATTTCGGTAACCTTGCATGGGCACAGTATGAAGATGGCCATTTTGATTACAGACAACCCGATAAAGTAGGGAACCTGTTTAGATCCGTATCACAAAATGACCGCAGGTATGCTCCCGGCGGACAATTGCAGGAAACCCCCGAAGCAAGATTTGAATACGATGCAGAAGGCTTTATGATCAGAAAGATCACAGCTGACCTACAGGTATGGGAATATGAATGGACAGGCAGGGGCACCTTAAAACAGGTAACAAGACCTGATGGCAAAACCGTACGATTTGAATACGATGCCCTGGGCAGAAGAACGGCCAAGATATTCAAAGGCCAGATCACCCGATGGGTATGGGATGGCAAGAACCCCATGCATGAATGGACCTATGCCATGGATGATCGTCCGCAGATCCGGATAGATGATATGGGCAATATCACACAGCCTGAAGAACCCGTGCCGGCAGCGACCCTGGTAACCTGGGTATTTGAAGGAGACTCCTGTATACCGGTAGCGAAGATCGTGAATGGTAAACATTATTCCATCCTCTCTGATTATCTCGGCGTACCTTTTGCTGCATACGACGACACTGGTGTAGCACAATGGTCCTGTGAATTGGATATTTATGGAAAGGTTCGTAAGTTAGTAGGTAGTAAGGGTTTCATCCCCTTCCGCTATCAGGGGCAGTATGAAGATGTGGAGACCGGGTTATATTATAATCGTTTTCGTTATTATAGTCCGGACGAAGGTATTTATATCAGCAAAGATCCTATTGGTCTGGATGGCGGCAGCAGGTTGTATAGTTTTGTGAATGACCCAACGAACCTGTTTGACTTATTGGGCTTACACCCCATCTTTGACGATGTGCTGGCAGATAAAGCAAAGCAGGCGCATAACCTGCTGAAACGAAATATAGAAGGGAAGCCGGAGATCGGGTTTAATCAATCTACGGTATCTATTGGAGAAGGTACATTGCCTAGTGGAGAGAAGCAGTTGTTTGCTTCTGGTAATGGTGCGAAGCTGACACCGGCGCAACGAGCCAAGTTGATAGAATTGGGTGTACCACCTGAGAATATTTATAGTGGGGTGGCTTATAAAAAGAAGCCAATACCTAAGACGAAGGTGAAGTCTGTGAGAAAGGCTTACAACCTGGAAAACCACGCGGAGAGGGTGATTATCAGGAATGCGCCGGAAGGGACTAAGTTTACAAGGTGGGGAATTTCGTGGGCGAAGTATCAGAAGAATGAGCCGTGTAGTAATTGTAAACCGCATGTGGAGTGTGCATCGTAG